The Phyllopteryx taeniolatus isolate TA_2022b chromosome 4, UOR_Ptae_1.2, whole genome shotgun sequence genome includes the window atgggaaggatgtgcagcaggttagggtgattaaggatagcgatggaaatatgttgactggtgccagcagtgtgctaggtagatggaaagaatacttcgaggagttgatgaatgaggaaaatgatagagaagggagagtagaagaggcaagtgtggtggaccaggaagtggcaatgattagtaagggggaagttagaaaggcattaaagagaatgaaaaatggaaaggcagttggtcctgatgacattcctgtggaggtatggaagcatctaggagaggtggctgtggagtttttgaccagcttgttcaatagaattctagtgcgtgagaagatgcctgaggaatggaggaaaagtgtactggtgcccatttttaagaacaaaggtgatgtgcagagctgtggcaactatagaggaataaagttgatgagccacacaatgaagttatgggaaagagtagtggaggctagactcaggacagaagtgagtatttgcgagcaacagtatggtttcatgcctagaaagagtaccacagatgcattatttgccttgaggatgttgatggaaaagtacagagaaggtcagaaggagctacattgtgtctttgtagatctagagaaagcctatgacagagtacccagagaggaactgtggtactgcatgcggaagtctggagtggcagagaagtatgttagaataatacaggacatgtacgagggcagcagaacagcggtgaggtgtgctgtcggtgtgacagaagaatttaaggtggatgtgggactgcatcagggatcagccctgagccccttcctttttgcagtggtgatggataggctgacagatgaggttagactggaatccccgtggaccatgatgtttgcagatgacattgtgatctgcagtgaaagcagggagcagctggaggaacagttagaaagatggaggcatgcactggaaagaagaggaatgaagattagccgaagtaaaacagaatatatgtgcatgaatgagaggggtggtgggggaagaatgaggctacagggagaagagatggcaagggtagaggactttaaatacttggggtcaaccgtccagagcaatggtgagtgtggtcaggaagtgaagaaacgggtccaagcaggttggaacgggtggaggaaggtgtcaggtgtgttatgtgacagaagagtctctgctaggatgaagggcaaagtttataaaacagtggtgaggccagccatgatgtatggattagagacagtggcactgaagagaaaacaggaagcagagctggaggtggcggaaatgaagatgttgaggttcgctctcggagtgaccaggttggataaaattagaaatgagctcatcagagggacagccaaggttcgatgttttggagacaaagttagagagagcagacttcaatggtttggacacgtccagaggagagagagtgagtatattggtagaaggatgatgaggatggagctgccaggcaagagagctagaggaagaccaaagagaaggttgatggatgtcgtgagggaagacatgatggcagttggtgttcgagaggaggatgcaggagataggctctcatggaaaaggatgacgcgctgtggcgacccctaacgggacaagccgaaaggaaaagaagaagactcctCCTgtagccgtcaccttatcgtggtggaggggtttgtgtgtcccaatgacgCTAGGAGCtcagttgtctggggcttcatgctcctggtagggtcacccatggcttATGATGAGTACAAATATTGGACCTCAATTTCCCTCGCCTGGACACGGGACACCGgcgcccccctctggagccaggcctggaggtaagGCTCGAAGGCAAcagcctggtggctgggcctgcaccaatggggcccggccgagcaaagcccgaaagggtaacgtgggtcccacttcccatgggttcaccacctgtgggaggggccataggggtcaagtgcaatgtgagctgggcggtggctgatggcagagaccttggcgatccgatctccagctacagaagctggctctagggacgtggaatatcacctctctggcaggaaaagagcccgagctggtgtgtgaggtcgagaagttccgactagatatagtcgggctcgcctccacacactgcttgggctctggtaccagtcctcttgagaggggttggactctcttccactccagAGTTGctcacagtgagaggcgccgaggagGTGTGGATATACTTACGTGTGGGTGAATTGGCtcagatggtgggggaagatgccggtccgacctggcaggcccaaacttattgtgagggtctgcggggaacgtctggcagaatcccctgtcagaaggagtttcaactcccacctccgtcAGAACTTTACCCATGTCCCggattgagtccaagtggaccatgttccgcgcctccattacTGAGGCATCCGACCAGatctgtggccataaggtggttggtgcctatcgtggcggcaatccccgaacccgttggtggacaccagcggtgagggatgccgtcaagctgaagaaggagtcctatcgggcctttttggcatgtgggactcctgaggcagctgatgggtaccggctggccaagcggaatgcagctttggtggtagcTGAGGCAagaactcgggcatgggaggagtttagtgaggccatggagaaggaCTTCGGATGGCTTCGAGAAAAttctggaagcagtgcaccatcaacactgtgtatagtcgGGATGGATCGCTGCTGAAATCGGCTTGGAACGTTGCGAGTCGGtcgggagaatactttgaagaccttgtcaattccaccgacacgccttcccatgaggaagcagagtcctgggtctctgaggcaggctctcctatctctggggttgagatcactgaggtggttaaaaagctcctcgatggCAAGGCTCCAGGGGATGACGAGATTCACTCGGAGTTCCTAagggctctggatgttgtggggctgtccagGTTGACACGCCTATGCAACAGAGGCAGACTTGGGTggtgtcccaccgggaggagaccccggggacgacccaggacaccctggagagactatgtcgcccggctggcctgggaaggcCTCGAGATCCCcccggatgaagtggctggggaaagggaagtctgggtgtccctgctaaagctactgcccccacaacCTGACCTCaaataagcggaagaaaatggatggatggatggatggatcacacATTACACCGTACCCACTGGTCCCATTCATGAAATTTATGAAGAGTTGATTCCTACAAACATTACTCCACACTGtttatcatatatattttttgaaaatcccattctttgtatttttctccCCAACAAATTAAACACCCCTTAATATGCCTGCTCATTACTCCTTATCACAACGCCATATACCATGCCCGGTCTTTGCTTGGTTTTGTCTAAATTGGTTGGTTTGATTGTTCTTTAATTGACCCTTGTTCCATACTGTTGTGTACTTGTCTAATTGTTCTGTAATAAGTTGCATaaatgttcaattaaaaaagtatGGGCtcattttccagtttttttttctaacaccATTATCAAAACAAAAGCATGACTTGCTTTTGTTGGTTTACAAGTGTAAGAGAGTCGTTTGCATCTTACATGGCTTGTACTTGACTGTGTGTTCTTcttataatatattattattattatatatttacatttatactgTGCATACAGATGTAGTTATAAACCTCAATGAGGAGAACATGTACCCATCTGCAGAAGTTTTATCGGCTTTCCCTCTCTGTTacattatttcacatttattagCAATACAAGGACAGAACTTACTGTGAAATGACTGTTATCATTCAACGGCTATGACAAACCATATTTTTTTGCCATAGGAGGCCTAAATTGTTAATTATGCTTGCCAGGCTAAAATCTAACTTTCTATGCAACACAAATAAACTCCATTGAGATGTTTCCTTACTTTCTTGTGTGATCCAGCTTTTCCTGTCGTTGACTGACTGCATTAACCAGAGAAAAACGCAACGTGGAATTTGACCCTTTGGGCATGTTGGAATGTTTATGAGCAACAAAGACCAAGTGTTAGCACCGTGAACATATTGATTCTGATCCTTTAGAGGCATGATAATGAATGAACTATTCCGGACAAtgaagagaagagagagagtcCACTCTGCTCAACTATTGCCTGTTGTTAATAAGAATAAAACCCATGATAGACATTCTTCCTTATAGATAGTTTGCACGTGACGTCACACACCACTCGCCACGACCCGGCTGCCAAGCTGCAGGTCTACGCATTGTTTTATCTGTTGAGTGTTTGAATAGATAAATTTGATAGCCAACGTGCAAAAATTGTGAATTACTGTGCAGTGTTTAGTTACAACAGTACAGGTGAGAGGGACAGTTTGAGTTTACCGCCACCAATTTGGAATCAGTGCGAGAAGACAGAACATTGGTCAAGGGGGAGACGGAGATTGTGGCTTTCATGACTCAGCACAGCTGTTGTCACTCGGGTCAGATAGCCAGTTCATTAATCTGTTTTGTTCTGGACACTTTGTTGAAAGTAAGCTTTAATGCTTAGCAACATGAGAAAACGTTACATCTCCTTTTTCAATTATTAGATTTGAGTTGAATAATTTTTAACAGTACACTAATGGTGTAGTGGCCTACTCGCCTGACTAGGTataggcagcgtgggttcagttcccacttagtAATGTTGTGATTGTGGGTGTGACTGGTCATCTGTCTCTATATGTCCATgaggaaatgaatggatggaccccttaaggtcccatattttaatttttatcatttttttttatctcctttTATCGAGTTtccaagataatttgggttggaaatgcccaagatgctctttttcaagctatttcaGTTGGTCCAAACCACCTGGCAGATGAGAGGACtgaatttctcattaatattcaatGTTATCCTCCTTAATTTGAATGGATGGGTTTGTAAACAAACTATTTTTGTGTGGTCGACTGATTTTCAATGCACCGAGATATCTGAGGCTAATAGTCAGTACTTGTCATTATTGTGTCTTTAACAATGGCAAACAATTGTGCTGTTTACGGCTGCTCTTATTGGTCAAGAAATCGTTCTTTGTGATACCGGCAGTAATTATGCAGCACAGTAAAAGGTGAAGGTTATTTCGAGAGATGATCCACAATATGTCAACTAGTTTGCCATTCAACTACACACAGATATGCAATTATGTTTGTACGTGGATATTTACATACTTGCACACATAAATGCATTTATATTTCAGTCACTGATCATTGTGATTGAATGTCATTTCTGAGGGCCTCAACATGcaccaaaataaacaaaactttGCACGCACATCGAGCCTGGCGAAGTTGTCATAcgccattacaaaaaaatggctCTGTAGTGCCCCCCTACAGAAGCGGTACATTTGGCCTTGGCCTACGAAATTTGGGGAGAACCCCtagacatacaaaaaaaaaaaaaaaaaaagtgaagtgagatataatttttttaatgtacaatttTGGACCGTTTTTGCATATTTACAGGCCTCATACTTTCACAAACTTGTCCGAGAGGTTTAATCCGATTGATCATCTCAAGACCTGGAAAATTAACTGTTattgaaagctttttatttcGCCACACTACAGGACAGGGGCGGCGCATGAAATTTTGCATATCAAATATCTTTTGCTACAAAACAGAAAGTCCTTAATAACTTACCTGTACATGCTCCCAAAAAGATCCCAAACCTCTCGTGTGATAAGAGTCACAGCCGAAAGACATCTGTATGACAATAGTTtgttatatactgtgtgtgtggagatatatatatatatatatatagccccACCTAGTGGCAACAAGAAACGTCatcttttacattttaatatactGCACCAAGCACGTGGACCAGAAGCACCTAAAATTTTGTCAGAAAAGCCATAAGATCATGCTTTGTACTAAAAATCGCAACGTTTCGGCAGAGGACGTGGCTTTCGCAGCGTGGAGAGTTTTGATGAGTTGCTGTGACAACAAAAGCTGATTCCAGATGGTTGTATCTTTTCAGAATTTCACACACAGCCTAGACATCTAAGGTGTCTATGgctcaatccccccccccccccccccccgtagtCTTAGCACCTTTGTTCAGATCTGCCTCATATTTCCTTAGAAGAGTGTTAAGACCTTCATGATgtcaaaacatgaaatttgtGAGTTTTCAACAAACGTTGCAGTGGCGACGTGCCAGGGAAACAACGTTGTTTTTGAGGGTCTAAAGATGCACTGGGTAAAATGACATATTTCATAGGtttattgtgcaattaagaaagaaaaaaaaaggctcagtaGCGCCCCCTACAAATTTTTGAACGACGCAGCTCCGGCTGTACATTTCACCCAGGTCTATGAAAATTGGGAGGCACATGTAACAGCCGAAGtcctacaaaaagaaaaagtctctTGGAGCCATACCCTCAACCTAACAGGAAATCTGCCCTTTTTAATTTACCTTCAAATGTTGCCCTGTATTTGGCCTTTTACAGaggtcatattttaacaaactCCTCCCAGAGATTTGATCTGATCAACTTCAAACTTTTGAGTGTCTCATCGAAACACGTTAGAGGTCAAAAGTGATTCAAAGCTTTTGAATTTTGCTGCCGTTGGCGACCggacaaaagacaaacacaaaccgtTTCAACTtgacagcagatttttttttcttttcttctaaaTGTCGCACACTAATGCTCCAGTGACTCAGTGAGGACAGAGCAGCCATCGAATAAATGTTCCAATGGTTTTCCATAGTGACATACCAGCATACTCTAGAAACACTCAAAATGTTCATTGTGACCAATTCAACTTCAAGACACAATGGCACAACGTCTGACTATTTTAGTGTTTCCTGACAGGAAGGGACCTACCTgctacagtactgtacagtacttgtaCTGTTGTAAACAAGCCTTTTGTGACGTCATCGCTGTTAAGTGTCGCGCGCAGCTCGTTCGCCCACACGGTACGAGCACGAGCACCAGCCGAGGCTTCCTCGCAGTGGTTCCGCAGTCAGGAAGTGAAAGTATACGCATGGAGGGTGTGTCTTTCCCTTCCTGACtatgtttaatttttaataaCACGGGCCTCCTTGGATACATTAATGGGCGACTCGGCGAGGACCAAGCGGCGGGAGCAGCTAAAGCGCTGGGCGGGTTCCTGCACCGACAAAACGTCGGCCTTGCCCCGGCGGAGATGGCGAGGCGACGCCGTAGAAAGAGGAACCGAGGAGCCGCAGGCCGAGCTGCGGCGGCCGCCAAGTGAGGAACCCGTTTCGAAGGGCGACGAAAGCAGCCCGCTCCTCAAGAGACGGTGAGGAATCCCCATTTGGGGAACAGTTGAACAGAACTTGCCAACGAGCTGCTTGCTAGCTTAGCCCAAAGGTCCGAAATGAAAAGTGCGCGTGGACTACAAATGAGATTCACATCGGTGCTTGCACAGTACCCCCATGCATTAAAGCCAATTAGCATCAAAGTGGTAGGTGTGGAAATCCCCCAAGCTACCTGATATTTAATACTTGGTGAGACTTCGTTTGTGACAACTGTGCTTCCATACAACTCCCACCCCCCGTGGGAGACCGTATGCGAGCACCGCACATTGTCTTGAGACCGCCACCTCATATTATGCAGTCAGTCCACTTTTGATTGCAGTCTCAAGCAAcacattcacccccccccccaaacaattaAGGGAGCGAGCGGGATGTACAGTattcaaaactgtaaaaaatagaattagcctatttttaagtaattaaaaaaaaaaaaaaaatacatatattccTGTGTTATCATATatgatgaatgtgtgtttgaTGTAAAATTGTACATCTATATACAGCTAATgtatgatacacacacacacacacacacagtggtgt containing:
- the LOC133477312 gene encoding uncharacterized protein LOC133477312; translated protein: MQRVASGRASGLKPCQTNMSVHPKNSIPDRSWPGLTTSATGAVNLQGAVGNSATVGRSRSQRRRRRRGGKRVLRQKEKRKTQSLELNVGTLNVGTMTGKSRELVDMMIRRKVAILCVQETRWKGSKARSLGGGFKLFYHGVDGKRNGVGVILKEELAKNVLEVKRVSDRVMRLKFEIEGVMCNVISGYAPQVGCDLEVKEKFWKELDDVVLSIPDRERVVIGADCNGHVGEGNKGDEEVMGKYGIQERNLEGQMVVDFATRMQMAVVNTFFQKRHEHRVTYKSGGRSTQVDYILCRRCNLKEVTNCKVVVGESVARQHRMVVCKMTLVVGRKIRKTKAEKRTMWWKLRQDECCAAFREEVIQALGGREELPEDWTTAAKVIREAGRRVLGVSSGRKGEKETWWWNLTVQEIIQGKRLAKKKWDTERTEERRKEYIEMRHRAKVEVAKAKQEAYDDMYGRLDTKEGEKDLYRLARQRDRDGKDVQQVRVIKDSDGNMLTGASSVLGRWKEYFEELMNEENDREGRVEEASVVDQEVAMISKGEVRKALKRMKNGKAVGPDDIPVEVWKHLGEVAVEFLTSLFNRILVREKMPEEWRKSVLVPIFKNKGDVQSCGNYRGIKLMSHTMKLWERVVEARLRTEVSICEQQYGFMPRKSTTDALFALRMLMEKYREGQKELHCVFVDLEKAYDRVPREELWYCMRKSGVAEKYVRIIQDMYEGSRTAVRCAVGVTEEFKVDVGLHQGSALSPFLFAVVMDRLTDEVRLESPWTMMFADDIVICSESREQLEEQLERWRHALERRGMKISRSKTEYMCMNERGGGGRMRLQGEEMARVEDFKYLGSTVQSNGECGQEVKKRVQAGWNGWRKVSGVLCDRRVSARMKGKVYKTVVRPAMMYGLETVALKRKQEAELEVAEMKMLRFALGVTRLDKIRNELIRGTAKVRCFGDKVRESRLQWFGHVQRRESEYIGRRMMRMELPGKRARGRPKRRLMDVVREDMMAVGVREEDAGDRLSWKRMTRCGDP